The genomic DNA GGAACTGCGGGTAGCGGCACTGTTTGCCGCCGCCGGGCGCGGCCTGTTCGAATTCGGGACGGTAGCAGGGCGAGGCGGCGCCTTCCCTGGCGGCGGCATCGTCCATGTTCGGCGTTACCGGGATAACCAGATCGGCGACCTTCTGCTTGGGAATGGCCTGACCGTTCAGATAGACGGTGCCGCCGCGCACCGCGATCATGTCACCGGGCAGGCCGATGACGCGCTTGATATAGTCGTTCTTCTGGTTCGGTGGCGCCTTGAACACCACCACGTCGCCGCGTTGGGGCGTCGCCGCGAAGATGCGGCCGGGGATCAGCGGGACCGAGAAGGGCAGCGAATAGCGCGAATAGCCATAGGGCCATTTGGCGACCAGCAGATAATCGCCGATCAGCAGGCGTGGCTGCATCGATTCCGACGGGATGTTGAAAGGCGAAATGATGAAGCTGCGCAGGATAAAGACGAACAGCGCCAGCTTGGCGAGAAACCAGAGGAAATCCCGCGTTTCGGATTTGGCAGTCATGGACGTTCGTCTTTTCCTTCTTGCGCCCCGAAAAAGGGGCTGTCGCGGCTTTTGCGGCGTCCTAAAGGCTGCGTCAAGCACGGCGGATGGTGCATTGCACGCCAGACCCGTTTAAGCAGGGGCAGAATCGACAGGTGCAGCGTCGATGTCGACCAACGTCATAGAGGAACAAATATGACCAGCCCTGCACTGGCGGCCATTGCCGCGCTGCCGCAAGCCGACCTCAAATCCATCTTCACCACCGATCCCGATCGCCTGTCCAAGCTGGTGGTCAATCAGGGACCGTTGCGCTTCGACTGGTCCAAGACCCATCTGACCGACGATCT from Sphingobium sp. CAP-1 includes the following:
- the lepB gene encoding signal peptidase I — encoded protein: MTAKSETRDFLWFLAKLALFVFILRSFIISPFNIPSESMQPRLLIGDYLLVAKWPYGYSRYSLPFSVPLIPGRIFAATPQRGDVVVFKAPPNQKNDYIKRVIGLPGDMIAVRGGTVYLNGQAIPKQKVADLVIPVTPNMDDAAAREGAASPCYRPEFEQAAPGGGKQCRYPQFRETLPGGKSYNVLDLVPDGAADDRDTVLVPEGHLFMMGDNRDRSADSRFPAVEGGGIGLVPEKNLVGKAMISVFSTDGSANWLLPWTWFTAARWSRIGEGF